The Pseudomonas sp. FP2309 genomic sequence ACGTGCAAGTCGCCGAAAAGCGCCTGGACGCCAACTACTTCCAGACGCTGCCGTACCTGGAAAACTTCAACAAGGGCAAGGGCACGAACCTGGTGACCGTGGTCGGCGTGCACGTTGAACCTTTCGGTGGTTACTCGAAAAAGATCAAAAATATTTCTGAGCTCAAGGACGGCGCTACCGTGGCCATCCCGAACGAAGGCTCCAACAGTGGCCGCGCCCTGTTGCTCCTGCAAAAGGCCGGTGTCATCACCCTGAAAGACCCGACCAATGCCCTGGCCACGCCAAAAGACATTGCCAGCAACCCGAAGAACCTGAAATTCAAAGAGCTGGAATCGGCCTTGCTGCCGCGTGTTCTGGACCAGGTTGACCTGGACTTGATCAACACCAACTATGCGCTGGAAGCTGGCCTGAACCCGGCCAAAGACGCGCTGATCATCGAAGACGCCAAGTCGCCGTACGTGAACTTCCTGGTGGCGCGCCCGGACAACAAGGACAGCGACGCTATCCAGAAACTGGCCAAGGCGCTGACCAGCCCCGAAGTCAAAGCGTTCATCGAGAAGAAGTACAACGGCGCGGTCGTGCCGGCGTTCTGATCGAGCGGTAAAACCCCTTCAAGGTTTCAACGCCGACGGCTTGCACAGCGTCGGCGTTTTTTTGCGCCCTGCAGCAACGGTGCAGTCGAGCGGGCTGCATGACACACCCGCCCTTCAGTCGCTTGGGAACCATCGGCGTATGGGAGCCTCCATCCAGATAAGGAACCCTGAACTAAGCTCACAGTCGCATACACACTGGCAAGTCGGCATCACGCAAAAGGAGCCTGCATGGGCGGTCGTATTTCCACCTGTATTTTCGGACTTGGCCTACTGGCGCTGTTGAGCGGTTGTGGCCAGGAAAAAGCCGAGCCCAAGGCCCATTCGCGGGTGTTTGTGCAAACCGTGCAGCCGGCGCAGTTCGCGGCGGCGGTGACGCTGACGGGGGATATCCAGGCCCGCGTGCAAACCGATTTGTCGTTTCGTGTCGGTGGCAAGATCATCCAGCGCATGGTGGACGTGGGCGACCGCGTGAGCGCCAGGCAAGTGCTGGCCAAGCTCGATCCCAAGGATTTACAAACAAACGTCGA encodes the following:
- a CDS encoding MetQ/NlpA family ABC transporter substrate-binding protein, producing MKKVLLFTALAAALTAGFAQANEKLVVAATPIPHAEILELIKPTLAKEGVDLQIKVFTDYVQPNVQVAEKRLDANYFQTLPYLENFNKGKGTNLVTVVGVHVEPFGGYSKKIKNISELKDGATVAIPNEGSNSGRALLLLQKAGVITLKDPTNALATPKDIASNPKNLKFKELESALLPRVLDQVDLDLINTNYALEAGLNPAKDALIIEDAKSPYVNFLVARPDNKDSDAIQKLAKALTSPEVKAFIEKKYNGAVVPAF